Part of the Lycium ferocissimum isolate CSIRO_LF1 unplaced genomic scaffold, AGI_CSIRO_Lferr_CH_V1 ctg9282, whole genome shotgun sequence genome is shown below.
cattgtccttaacttgtctcacaAAATCCCAAGGTGTCCAAAGGTGTAAAATACGAGTTATAACATTTCTTTCCATCATCCGGTACACACACGTTCGGACATTAACGAATCGTGACTCGTgagggactcgcgaggtccatataccacccGTAATATTAGATCTCCCAGATCACATCGGGTCCTTAGCCATATTAGGCTTTAAATCCCATAACTTTGCCCCGTAGGCTCCAAATACCTGTCTCTTAGCCAATCGGCTCAAAAATCATCATCACTCCGTCTGGAACCAGTTTTCCACGGACCCACAATTGTACCCTCAATAATAATAGGGATGAGATAGAAaataagcatgaatatgacatgtAACACAATAAGAAGCAGGAATATGCAACCAAGATTCCATTTAGATTAGCATAAGTCATAAAGGTCCCACCATAGcttcttattcacttttaacaAGTATTTAGGAGTGATGTACCACACACATATCAAATAAGACAGGCATATAATCAAAAGACAGTAAGTACTGGCTTCAGAACCCAATCACATATCCATAGGATCGTACTATCTACCAGCTAGTGCCCAAAGTATGGCATTCAGACCGACTATGCAATTTAAGTACACAATTACCCATATCATGGCACCGGTACCCGATACGGGACCCCCTTATTAACCCATTATCCTTCTTAGTTAGATTCATTTAGACCAACATGATACTCTATATAACCTACAAAGTCTCAACTTGCTTGGAATATAGGAGTCTGAATCACAAAGCCCACTTGCCTTTTCGTACGGCCTCCGAATGGTCCCAATCTGGTCAAATATGGACTACACATTAGAACATGAGTCTATCAGTACCCATAGTAACATAGTATAAATTCGGACCCAAAACGATACCCAAAATAGGATTCCGAgtcaaaaagggcaaaataggaaatgTAGTCCAAAATTGGTCTACCCATGATCTATAGAACCTATATACCAAAAATCAATCAAACTCTTCCACCAAATCATGCTTAATTGAAGAATCTCCTAATTTAAGCCTAGGGTTTCAAATCCGCAATTTACCTCTTTTAAATCGAGAATCTTAGCATGAAAAGCTTTACTAAACTATGGGTTAATCATAAATAGATGGTTAGAATCTTGCTCACGAGATGATCCTAAAAAGGGCAGCCCGTTatactaagctcccgctatgcgcgcgGGGGTGCGGGTAAGGCGGACCACAAGTGGTCTATTGTACGCGACCTTACCTTGCATTTACGCAAGAAAATTTACATTTCCACGGCTCCAACCCGTGACCTCTCGGTCACGTGGCGACAAAGAACTTTACCGCCTACGCTGCGCTCCCCTTCACCCACGAGATGATCctaaaaagttatttttctttttttgttgtgaTATCTCTCTCTTTCCATTTTCTTGTATGTATCTACCATGATTAATACATTCCTTCAATTAATAAGACACacaatttaaggaaaaaataatttgaaacttACAATGTAAATATGCCATGATATTTTAgttaatataaaattatattataggaagtaaatgaaaataaaatgaaatattttttaatataaaaatatggcAATTTAGaatatactactccctccgtcccataataagtgtcaccttagaaaaccagacataaattgactagtttttttcaattctacccttagacaataaagtaacatctaaatgttgaaagccacatagtaacttggtatcgttggattctcaatgtcaaaaggtttacttcttgtgcatgctctaattaaaaggtaaaagtaatttatttttattatatagggtaatttggtaaacttcacattgcattattaattttttaatatgtgtgttttttttattaaagtGACAcgtattttgggacggaggaagtaataaGGAATTATAGTAAGTATTCAAAGATTAGCTTATCAAGTGGGTATCTTTCCTTCAAATCTTCAGATAAGCATGTAAGACACTCTAGTAACAGTAACCATTCAAAGATTAGCTTTTGAAGTGGGGTATCATTCCATCAAATCTTCAGATATGTGCTTGATTTTTGAGTTTTTGTACTTTGTGAATGTGGAGTAGGTACTTATGTACATGTGAAAAGCATGTGCGCAGCAGCTACGTCTACATGGGTTTCTTGTTCTTATCTAAAACTGCATCCAGCTATATGGAAATGAAGTGAATTTCAACTAGagtttttcacttttaagagaATTTTCTGATCTTGGGTTGGTGAATTTTAGCTTCCATCTGATTTTCTAACCTTTCCAAGTGTTTAGCTATTTTCCACGAAAAGCTTAAGGAGCAGTAACCACACAACTTATTGATCTGAATAAAAGAGTGAACTTTGAAGTACTATTGGTGGAGAGTTAGCCATAAAAGTCAAGCCCGTGAACTAGTGTTTGTGGTTTaaatttaagattaaatttAAGGCTAATTTTGCAATTTCAAAACTGAAACAGCTATATAGTTTTGCTAGAACTTTGAGGCCCTCCTTATAGCTTGAAGCAAAGATTAGAGTTTGAGGTAAATGGGGAGTAATTTGCATTTACAGAAGTATGGAAATGAGCCACCAGGGGAGGATGGACATCCGTTGGCACGACAATCGTCTGTTTATTCATTGACATTTGATGAGTTTCTAAGAGGGAGTGGAAAGGATTTTGGGTCAATGAACATGGATGAGTTGTTAAAGAACATATGTAGTGCAGAAGAGATTGGCGGACAAGAATTGGGTGTTTCAAGTGGGAATTTGCAGAGGCAAGGGTCATTAACTTTACCTAGGACACTGAGTCACAAGACTGTTGATCAAGTGTGGAAGGATATATCAAAAGAGTATGATGGTGGAAATGATGTTGGGATATCGTCGAATATGCCTAGTAGGCAACAGACTTTAGGGGAGATTACACTTGAGGATTTCTTGGTTAGAGCTGGTGTTGTGAGAGAAGAGGCACAGTTAGCTGCCAAAGCTAGTAACTTTAGTGATAATAATCTTGGAATGGGATTTGGATATCAACAGAGCAATAAGAATACAACTCTGATGGCTAGTAGGAACATTGATAATAATAGTGAAAGTGGTATTCAGTCTGCTACTTTACCAGTGAATGTGAATGGGATCAGATCTGTGCAACAACAGCAAGGAACAATGCAACAGCAGCAACCCCTTTTCCCAAAGCAACCTGGTGTGGCTTATGGCGCTCCGATGACCTTTCCGAGTAGTGGTCAATTAGGCAGTCCAGGGATGAGGGGTGGTATTGTTGGTATATCTGATCCAGCATTTAGTAGTAATTTAGTACAGGGTTCGGCTCTAACAGGTGGAGGAATGAGTATGGTTGGTTTTGGAGCTGGGGGTGTAATCGGTGCGACAGCATCTCCAGCGGTTTCATCAGATGGACTCGGGAGGAGTAATGGAGATACATCTTCTATATCTCCAGTTCCTTATGTCTTTAATGGTGGTTTGAGAGGAAGGAAAGGCGGTACCgtggagaaagttgttgaaagGAGGCAGAGGAGAATGATAAAAAATAGAGAGTCTGCAGCACGATCTAGAGCTAGGAAGCAGGTAAATCCCTTACCTCTTACAAATAAGCTCATAGTTTTTTATTGTCTCTGTGCATTCCTGGCTTATTTGAGAAACAATTGGTGAGTGATCTTTCTCACTAAGTGTATACAAGTGGCTCATAAAATCTGCTCTTTTAAGAGTTCATAGAGAAACTACTATCATTTACGCAGGATTAGTCAAGATATTTCTACAACTTCGTTGGGGTTTCCACTTCttaaagtttatattttcacCTAATCTGTTGAAGATGGGTAGTTAGGTTTTGGTAACCATAATGGTGTGAGTGAAGAAACGTTTGTTCGTTTGTTCTTTTTCAGGTAGCTGTGTGCTCCAGTTGAGAAAAAACACTTATACCCTTTTATGCTTCCATCTTATTTGGTTCCATGATTAAATTGTCACAAACTTGCTTATCCAATATTTTTGAACTTCCTGTTTTGCTGACCATATGCAACTTCCTGTTCTGCTAACCATATGGTATTTGTATTTGGTTCTTTTGATGGATATAACTCGCTCTTCCACTTTTCTGATGAAACTCAATTTAGTGTCTAGACAAATCATGTTAAGAAAATCATGTGGACGGTTATTTCTCCTCAACCGCCAAAATTCAGAAGGGAAGGACTCAAGTTTCTGATCAAGGAATGTTATCACTTTTTCCTTTGGTGTGTACAATATTTTGCTCATCAAAAGTTTAGTCCATAATGATTTCTGAGGTTCTGGGGCTATGATAGACGGAAAGCAGTTCCTTGAGCCTACCATTACGCAGATACATATATCTGCTCTGTAGTAGTTTGTGATACTAGGTACTGCTGTTCATGATCTGATGCAATACCATCCATGGTTGATAATGACTATGAGCAACATGAACAACAAAATTTGGTTCTAATTTGCATTTGTTTCATTAGCTGGTAGGCTAGGTTCTTTTTccattcttctttttattttttccaggGTAAGAAAATAGGAAGGAGGAACTTAAAATTGTCTCTCAAAGGCAACTACTGACATTTTCCCCTGGCTAGCTTTTTTAAAACATCAAATTTGGCTTGTGGTTGCGACCATGATTGACCGGTTACTCTGTGACTTGTTGGCTTCTCCTGGAGTGCACCCTTTTTTCACTTTGATGACTGGGAAGAAATGCTAGACTAGCATATAATTTGGTTAGGGGTGAATTACAGGGTATTCTACCTGTATATATAAGTGGTCTAGGTCAGATTGCAATTATAGGCTGGTAAGGATATGATTACTGCGAACTGATTGAGTGGGTTGGTATGTCG
Proteins encoded:
- the LOC132046070 gene encoding bZIP transcription factor 46-like isoform X1 — translated: MGSNLHLQKYGNEPPGEDGHPLARQSSVYSLTFDEFLRGSGKDFGSMNMDELLKNICSAEEIGGQELGVSSGNLQRQGSLTLPRTLSHKTVDQVWKDISKEYDGGNDVGISSNMPSRQQTLGEITLEDFLVRAGVVREEAQLAAKASNFSDNNLGMGFGYQQSNKNTTLMASRNIDNNSESGIQSATLPVNVNGIRSVQQQQGTMQQQQPLFPKQPGVAYGAPMTFPSSGQLGSPGMRGGIVGISDPAFSSNLVQGSALTGGGMSMVGFGAGGVIGATASPAVSSDGLGRSNGDTSSISPVPYVFNGGLRGRKGGTVEKVVERRQRRMIKNRESAARSRARKQAYTMELEAEIAKLKEENEELQKKQAEMMEMQKNPVQEMMNLQRGAKRRCLRRTQTGPW
- the LOC132046070 gene encoding ABSCISIC ACID-INSENSITIVE 5-like protein 5 isoform X2, producing MGSNLHLQKYGNEPPGEDGHPLARQSSVYSLTFDEFLRGSGKDFGSMNMDELLKNICSAEEIGGQELGVSSGNLQRQGSLTLPRTLSHKTVDQVWKDISKEYDGGNDVGISSNMPSRQQTLGEITLEDFLVRAGVVREEAQLAAKASNFSDNNLGMGFGYQQSNKNTTLMASRNIDNNSESGIQSATLPVNVNGIRSVQQQQGTMQQQQPLFPKQPGVAYGAPMTFPSSGQLGSPGMRGGIVGISDPAFSSNGDTSSISPVPYVFNGGLRGRKGGTVEKVVERRQRRMIKNRESAARSRARKQAYTMELEAEIAKLKEENEELQKKQAEMMEMQKNPVQEMMNLQRGAKRRCLRRTQTGPW